A single window of Nicotiana tomentosiformis chromosome 1, ASM39032v3, whole genome shotgun sequence DNA harbors:
- the LOC138903468 gene encoding uncharacterized protein, whose protein sequence is MGFLAYTALLLPLLSLFLSTPPVAALQGINLENQILDVTPINSMRDPLSKDNVLCERILIGGLSRWKVSSYSSAFRVSLVPSAVIPDRVLGKIQICFHKNFSIGLCQCEQDAWKNLQKGPWSSVMSPYEDRVLDVKFVGLSDSVTVTLEEG, encoded by the exons ATGGGGTTCCTCGCATACACTGCGCTACTTCTTCCCTTACTCTCTTTGTTTCTTTCAACTCCTCCCGTTGCTGCTCTCCAAG GTATCAATTTGGAAAATCAGATACTGGATGTGACTCCAATTAATTCCATGAGAGACCCTTTGTCAAAAGACAATGTATTATGTGAACGCATACTAATCGGTGGTCTATCAAGATGGAAGGTTAGCAGTTATTCTAGTGCATTTCGAGTCAGCTTGGTCCCGTCAGCAGTAATCCCAGATAGAGTGCTTGGAAAGATACAAATTTGCTTTCACAA GAATTTCTCTATTGGCTTGTGCCAGTGTGAACAAGATGCATGGAAGAATTTACAGAAAGGTCCATGGAGCTCTGTCATGTCCCCTTACGAGGATAGAGTTCTTGACGTGAAGTTTGTTGGTCTTTCTGATTCTGTTACTGTTACTCTTGAAGAAGGTTAG